One genomic window of Acetoanaerobium noterae includes the following:
- a CDS encoding helicase HerA domain-containing protein: MDKYIGKLIGNTGDPSNIKIALENSFSAKRGEFVKIKHTETEEEGEIYVLGRIVAVSRSNILYNSNMGDGLTELEILPGASITGETLYGTIQLVGYRDSLGRIKIPRRPLNPGEKVFGVDYEFLAKFYKFDENTSINIGNLIGYEKGENIVPVYLDVNKLVTEHLAVLAMTGSGKSYTVGRVIEKLVAEMNGTVVVFDVHGEYGKAFNKGNIHFNDNLKDIEDPEELNSIKKIQETLQKLLQAGGGIKVYTPQMDSFDYKYSSKNIHLSLQFDRFDMDDLSSVLPGLTEPQQRVIDVAIRYWKTKYDKGYRDIQDLIYLLTDSGLEELKHWDKLTEGEANALNNRSAAVVSMKLSRMINEARSFYTRAKGEPTDIYKMIGEKGNRVGRLVIVDLQGLSDDAKQIITALISSEIMRAAADKERQTRPAFLVYEEGHNFAPAGMPCISKKIIKKIAAEGRKFGVGFSIISQRPSKLDPDVTSQCNTIITMRLKNPDDQRFIAKTSDMFSKSDIEELPSLSTGEALICGRSIPAPLLVKIGTKALLHGGESPQVIVEWGSFNG, translated from the coding sequence ATGGATAAATATATAGGGAAATTAATAGGAAATACTGGAGACCCTAGTAATATTAAGATAGCCTTAGAGAATAGTTTTTCTGCCAAACGAGGTGAATTTGTAAAAATAAAGCATACAGAAACTGAAGAAGAAGGCGAGATTTATGTATTAGGAAGAATCGTGGCAGTTTCCAGAAGTAATATACTTTATAATTCAAACATGGGTGATGGTTTAACAGAGTTAGAGATTTTACCCGGAGCATCAATTACAGGTGAAACTCTATATGGAACGATACAACTTGTAGGTTATAGAGATAGTTTAGGAAGAATTAAAATACCAAGGAGACCACTAAATCCGGGGGAAAAGGTATTTGGAGTTGATTATGAGTTTTTGGCTAAGTTTTATAAGTTTGATGAAAATACGAGTATAAACATTGGAAATCTAATTGGTTATGAAAAGGGAGAAAATATAGTCCCAGTATATCTTGATGTAAATAAACTTGTAACAGAACACCTTGCTGTACTTGCTATGACTGGTTCAGGAAAATCCTATACAGTAGGAAGAGTAATCGAAAAATTAGTTGCCGAGATGAATGGTACAGTAGTTGTTTTTGATGTACATGGAGAATATGGGAAAGCCTTTAATAAGGGAAACATTCATTTCAATGATAATTTAAAAGATATTGAAGACCCTGAAGAACTTAATAGTATAAAGAAAATACAAGAAACTTTACAAAAATTGCTACAAGCAGGTGGAGGAATAAAAGTATATACACCTCAAATGGATTCTTTTGATTATAAGTATTCCAGTAAAAACATCCATCTATCACTCCAGTTTGATAGATTTGATATGGATGATTTATCATCTGTATTACCGGGATTAACTGAACCACAGCAGAGGGTCATTGATGTGGCAATAAGATACTGGAAGACTAAATATGATAAAGGTTATAGAGATATTCAGGATCTAATTTATTTATTAACAGATAGTGGGCTGGAAGAATTAAAGCATTGGGACAAACTAACGGAGGGTGAAGCTAATGCTTTAAATAACAGAAGTGCAGCAGTAGTATCAATGAAGTTAAGCAGAATGATTAATGAAGCAAGAAGTTTTTACACAAGAGCCAAAGGAGAACCGACTGATATTTATAAAATGATAGGTGAAAAAGGAAATAGAGTAGGGCGTTTAGTAATAGTAGATCTTCAGGGATTATCTGATGATGCTAAACAAATTATTACTGCTTTAATATCAAGTGAAATAATGAGAGCAGCAGCGGATAAAGAAAGACAGACCAGACCAGCGTTTCTAGTATATGAAGAAGGACATAACTTTGCACCTGCGGGTATGCCGTGTATTTCTAAGAAAATTATTAAGAAAATAGCAGCCGAGGGTAGAAAGTTTGGAGTCGGATTTTCAATTATATCACAAAGACCATCAAAGTTAGACCCTGATGTTACTTCACAATGCAACACTATTATAACTATGAGACTAAAAAATCCTGATGATCAACGATTTATTGCAAAAACATCAGACATGTTCTCAAAGTCTGATATTGAGGAATTACCATCTTTATCTACTGGGGAAGCCTTAATTTGCGGTAGGTCTATTCCTGCTCCTTTATTAGTTAAGATAGGAACTAAGGCATTACTACATGGAGGAGAGTCGCCGCAAGTAATTGTTGAATGGGGTAGTTTCAATGGTTAA
- a CDS encoding serine/threonine-protein kinase codes for MGKKAVNFRPKENTKIGNKYIIQEYIDSGTFGTVWKAINLETSQVIALKIPKNQERGDETLSEGKRLLNYKHPNIIQLHWMGRVENTGIFVIEMEYFNGRKLSDDMNLNKFNNPKTFEQVFELYFKVLNAIKYLHTLKISHGDIKPQNIMIDGDSVKVTDFGTSKFIENIFINTVDGGGTWSYMAPEVAGSKKRHLNSDIYSLGVLLYQLLTGRTPHRTAIQLLENLPYPKPREINDNISVELEQVIIRALDRNPEERYLTVQDLEDDIRKAITEKNKTLVLYERSKDLTDKVKDRDWLDILISYYNKDDYESAELLLKNKIENNVKIPDVYYHLAYVYVKQGRYYDALKHIKLVNVSDIENIRQDAFEDTVNYLKARIYLELKEYDKSIHLYDQLVNKNPENIDYRYKLACVYALNYHEDKAIEILENINKETPGILAVVKKLGHAYDQIKTYGKARGYYNFALRLDPEDEKIKERLEIYKKYL; via the coding sequence ATGGGAAAAAAAGCAGTGAACTTTAGACCAAAAGAAAATACAAAAATAGGCAACAAATATATTATTCAAGAGTATATTGATTCAGGTACATTTGGCACAGTCTGGAAGGCGATAAATTTAGAAACAAGTCAAGTAATCGCATTGAAAATACCCAAGAATCAAGAACGAGGGGACGAAACTCTTTCTGAAGGTAAAAGACTTTTGAATTATAAACATCCAAACATAATTCAACTGCATTGGATGGGAAGAGTTGAAAATACAGGAATATTCGTAATCGAGATGGAGTATTTCAATGGCAGGAAATTGTCAGATGATATGAATTTGAATAAATTCAATAATCCTAAGACATTTGAGCAGGTATTTGAATTGTACTTTAAAGTATTGAATGCTATAAAATATTTGCATACATTAAAAATAAGTCATGGGGATATAAAACCACAAAATATAATGATTGATGGGGATTCTGTTAAAGTAACCGATTTTGGGACTAGTAAGTTTATTGAGAATATTTTTATTAATACAGTAGATGGTGGAGGTACTTGGTCATATATGGCTCCAGAGGTTGCTGGTTCCAAGAAAAGACATTTGAATTCCGATATATACTCTCTTGGAGTTTTACTTTATCAACTACTTACTGGAAGAACCCCTCATAGGACAGCGATACAACTTTTAGAAAATTTGCCATATCCGAAGCCTAGAGAAATTAATGATAATATTTCTGTTGAACTAGAACAGGTTATAATAAGGGCATTAGATAGAAATCCAGAAGAGAGATATTTAACAGTACAAGATTTAGAAGATGATATTAGGAAAGCAATTACTGAAAAGAACAAAACTCTTGTACTGTATGAAAGGTCCAAAGATTTAACAGATAAAGTAAAAGATAGGGACTGGCTTGATATCTTGATTAGTTATTATAACAAAGATGACTATGAGTCAGCAGAGTTATTATTGAAGAATAAAATTGAAAATAATGTAAAAATCCCAGATGTTTATTATCATCTAGCCTATGTTTATGTGAAGCAAGGTAGGTATTATGACGCATTGAAACATATTAAATTAGTTAATGTAAGTGACATTGAAAATATTAGACAAGATGCTTTTGAAGACACGGTAAATTATTTAAAGGCACGAATATATCTTGAATTAAAAGAGTATGACAAGTCTATTCATTTATATGATCAATTGGTAAACAAAAATCCAGAAAATATTGATTATAGATACAAGTTGGCTTGTGTTTATGCTCTCAATTATCATGAGGATAAGGCAATTGAAATACTAGAAAATATCAATAAAGAAACCCCCGGAATACTTGCAGTAGTGAAAAAGTTAGGTCATGCATATGATCAAATCAAAACTTATGGTAAGGCCAGAGGTTATTATAATTTTGCTTTGAGAT